The following coding sequences lie in one Nocardioides sambongensis genomic window:
- a CDS encoding ABC transporter permease: MATVEPTADPLPASAESGRRRGPGAYLLMAPAVIWLALFFLIPFYSLLATSLYDPSGSDEAGWEMTYHIGNYATALSRYWDSLAWSLFYGAAATAICLVLGYVVAYAIAFKAGRWKNLLLVLVIAPFFTSFLVRTLSWQLILADNGWVVNTLQFIGILGEDGHLLATPFAVVAGLAYNFLPFMVLPLFASIDKIDHRLIEASSDLYANPVVGFFKVTWPLSLPGVVSGTLLTFIPAAGDYINAQLLGNTNTTVIGTVIQLQATAANQPHLAAALSMTLMLIILAMVVVYIRRAGTEDLL, translated from the coding sequence ATGGCGACCGTGGAGCCAACGGCGGACCCCCTGCCGGCGTCCGCGGAGAGCGGGCGTCGCCGCGGACCGGGTGCCTACCTGTTGATGGCGCCGGCGGTGATCTGGCTCGCGCTCTTCTTCCTGATCCCGTTCTACTCGCTCCTCGCCACCAGCCTCTACGACCCCAGCGGGTCGGACGAGGCGGGCTGGGAGATGACCTACCACATCGGCAACTACGCCACCGCCCTCTCGCGGTACTGGGACTCGCTCGCCTGGTCGCTCTTCTACGGCGCGGCGGCCACGGCGATCTGCCTGGTCCTCGGCTACGTGGTGGCCTACGCCATCGCGTTCAAGGCGGGCCGGTGGAAGAACCTGCTGCTGGTGCTGGTGATCGCCCCGTTCTTCACCAGCTTCCTGGTGCGCACCCTCTCCTGGCAGCTGATCCTGGCCGACAACGGCTGGGTGGTGAACACGCTGCAGTTCATCGGCATCCTCGGCGAGGACGGGCACCTGCTCGCCACGCCGTTCGCGGTGGTGGCCGGTCTGGCCTACAACTTCCTGCCGTTCATGGTGCTGCCGCTCTTCGCCAGCATCGACAAGATCGACCACCGGCTGATCGAGGCCTCCTCCGACCTCTACGCCAACCCGGTGGTGGGCTTCTTCAAGGTGACCTGGCCGCTGTCGCTGCCCGGTGTGGTCTCGGGGACCCTGCTCACCTTCATCCCGGCGGCCGGTGACTACATCAACGCCCAGCTGCTCGGCAACACGAACACCACCGTGATCGGCACGGTGATCCAGCTGCAGGCGACGGCTGCCAACCAGCCGCACCTGGCCGCGGCGCTGTCGATGACGCTGATGCTGATCATCCTGGCGATGGTCGTGGTCTACATCCGCCGGGCCGGGACGGAGGACCTGCTCTGA
- a CDS encoding ABC transporter ATP-binding protein: MSSPVENETAEPSIAPGGSAESAGGSPETFDGLRLRGLTKSYARFTAVRDLDLDVPPGAFFALLGPSGCGKTTTLRMVAGLETPTAGSISLGSTDITHTKPYRRPVNTVFQNYALFPHLDIYENVAFGLRRRKQSEVRRKVDEMLELVELGAQAKKKPAQLSGGQQQRVALARALINEPQVLLLDEPLGALDLKLRRSMQIEIKRIQTEVGLTFVHVTHDQEEAMTMADTVAVMNGGLIEQMGSPAELYENPRSTFVANFLGQSNLIAGRIVERAADVVRVDMEGISVTVPTGRSHADSDRVWVGIRPEKVLIGEAGTALDAPGNTVPGGVVTDVSFIGVSTQYLVRMPWGQELQVFAQNTGRDPIYRRGQQVELSWRPEYAFLLDHDQDARAGAEGEDA; this comes from the coding sequence ATGTCATCGCCGGTTGAGAACGAGACGGCCGAGCCATCCATCGCGCCCGGCGGGTCCGCCGAGTCCGCCGGCGGCTCCCCGGAGACCTTCGACGGACTGCGGCTGCGCGGCCTGACCAAGTCCTACGCCCGGTTCACCGCGGTGCGGGACCTCGACCTCGACGTCCCGCCGGGCGCCTTCTTCGCCCTGCTCGGCCCCTCGGGCTGCGGCAAGACCACCACGCTGCGGATGGTCGCGGGTCTGGAGACCCCGACGGCCGGCTCGATCAGCCTGGGCAGCACCGACATCACCCACACCAAGCCCTACCGCCGTCCGGTCAACACGGTCTTCCAGAACTACGCCCTCTTCCCGCACCTGGACATCTACGAGAACGTCGCCTTCGGGCTGCGCCGCCGCAAGCAGTCGGAGGTACGACGCAAGGTCGACGAGATGCTCGAGCTGGTCGAGCTCGGGGCGCAGGCCAAGAAGAAGCCCGCCCAGCTCTCCGGCGGGCAGCAGCAGCGGGTGGCGCTGGCACGTGCCCTGATCAACGAGCCCCAGGTGCTGCTGCTCGACGAGCCCCTCGGCGCGCTCGACCTCAAGTTGCGCCGCTCCATGCAGATCGAGATCAAGCGGATCCAGACCGAGGTCGGACTCACCTTCGTGCACGTCACCCACGACCAGGAGGAGGCCATGACGATGGCCGACACCGTGGCGGTGATGAACGGCGGCCTGATCGAGCAGATGGGATCGCCGGCGGAGCTCTACGAGAACCCGCGCAGCACGTTCGTCGCGAACTTCCTCGGGCAGTCGAACCTGATCGCCGGCCGGATCGTGGAGCGGGCCGCGGACGTCGTACGGGTGGACATGGAGGGGATCTCGGTCACCGTTCCCACCGGCCGGTCGCACGCGGACAGCGACCGGGTGTGGGTCGGCATCCGCCCGGAGAAGGTGTTGATCGGCGAGGCGGGCACGGCGTTGGACGCGCCGGGCAACACGGTGCCGGGCGGCGTGGTCACCGACGTCAGCTTCATCGGCGTGAGTACCCAGTACCTGGTCCGGATGCCGTGGGGGCAGGAGCTGCAGGTGTTCGCGCAGAACACCGGGCGCGACCCGATCTACCGCCGGGGACAGCAGGTCGAGCTCTCCTGGCGCCCGGAGTACGCGTTCCTGCTCGACCACGACCAGGACGCCCGCGCCGGAGCCGAGGGCGAGGACGCCTGA
- a CDS encoding ABC transporter substrate-binding protein → MLRGGGALAFAGASAAALKLPFFSTEGVVQTAAQCRAPDVSASEPEMVISNWTGYIDPRRAKDSTINRFTDATGVEVTYQVDVNDNAEFYAKVKNQLGECEPIDRDLIVMTDWMAARMINLGWIQPLHADKVPNLHQNLIPALQGVAWDPELDYHAPWQSGLTGIAYNADLVPEVGSFEELITREDLKGKITLLTEMADTMGFFLKVTGADPLDFTDDEFADAIDLCRQTKADGQLLQFAGNNYLQQLAQGTIVACEAWSGDVIQAQFDNPNLKFVAPEEGLALWSDNMLVPNQAVHQANAEAWIDFYYQPEIAAKLASWVNYICPVAGAQEEMEKIDPSLVDNPLIFPDGETLANTWDFMTLSDEKQQQYEGEWADVIAG, encoded by the coding sequence ATGCTCCGCGGCGGAGGGGCACTGGCGTTCGCGGGGGCGAGCGCCGCGGCGCTCAAGCTGCCGTTCTTCAGCACCGAGGGCGTGGTGCAGACCGCGGCCCAGTGCCGGGCCCCGGACGTGTCGGCCAGCGAGCCGGAGATGGTCATCTCCAACTGGACCGGCTACATCGACCCGCGCCGCGCCAAGGACAGCACGATCAACCGGTTCACCGACGCCACCGGCGTCGAGGTCACCTACCAGGTCGACGTCAACGACAACGCCGAGTTCTACGCGAAGGTGAAGAACCAGCTCGGTGAGTGCGAGCCGATCGACCGGGACCTGATCGTGATGACCGACTGGATGGCGGCTCGGATGATCAACCTCGGGTGGATCCAGCCGCTCCACGCGGACAAGGTGCCCAACCTGCACCAGAACCTGATCCCCGCCCTGCAGGGGGTCGCCTGGGATCCCGAGCTGGACTACCACGCGCCGTGGCAGTCCGGCCTGACCGGCATCGCCTACAACGCCGACCTGGTGCCGGAGGTGGGCAGCTTCGAGGAGCTGATCACCCGCGAGGACCTCAAGGGCAAGATCACCCTGCTCACCGAGATGGCCGACACGATGGGCTTCTTCCTCAAGGTCACCGGCGCCGACCCCCTCGACTTCACCGACGACGAGTTCGCCGACGCCATCGACCTGTGCCGGCAGACCAAGGCCGACGGCCAGCTGCTCCAGTTCGCCGGCAACAACTACCTGCAGCAGCTCGCCCAGGGCACGATCGTCGCCTGCGAGGCGTGGTCCGGCGACGTGATCCAGGCGCAGTTCGACAACCCGAACCTGAAGTTCGTCGCTCCCGAGGAGGGCCTGGCCCTGTGGAGCGACAACATGCTGGTCCCCAACCAGGCCGTCCACCAGGCCAACGCCGAGGCCTGGATCGACTTCTACTACCAGCCGGAGATCGCCGCGAAGCTCGCCTCGTGGGTCAACTACATCTGTCCCGTCGCCGGGGCCCAGGAGGAGATGGAGAAGATCGATCCCTCGCTGGTCGACAACCCGCTGATCTTCCCCGACGGGGAGACGCTCGCGAACACCTGGGACTTCATGACACTCAGTGACGAGAAGCAACAGCAGTACGAAGGGGAGTGGGCCGATGTCATCGCCGGTTGA
- a CDS encoding Lrp/AsnC family transcriptional regulator, protein MPDNSRVRPALDDVSKAIIEQLQQDGRRSYASVGKEVGLSEAAVRQRVQRLVDTGVMQIVAVTDPMELGFARQAMVGVRVSGPVPPVADRIAELPEVDYVVVTAGSFDILVELVAESDDHLLEIVSSGIRVIDGVTSTETFMYLGLRKQTYSWGVR, encoded by the coding sequence GTGCCCGACAACTCCCGCGTCCGCCCCGCCCTCGACGACGTCTCCAAGGCCATCATCGAGCAGCTGCAGCAGGACGGCCGCCGCTCCTACGCCTCGGTCGGCAAGGAGGTCGGGCTCTCCGAGGCCGCGGTCCGGCAGCGGGTGCAGCGCCTCGTCGACACCGGGGTGATGCAGATCGTCGCGGTCACCGATCCGATGGAGCTCGGCTTCGCCCGCCAGGCGATGGTCGGGGTCCGGGTCAGCGGACCGGTCCCGCCGGTCGCGGACCGGATCGCCGAGCTCCCCGAGGTCGACTACGTGGTGGTGACCGCCGGGTCGTTCGACATCCTGGTCGAGCTGGTCGCGGAGTCCGACGACCACCTGCTCGAGATCGTCTCCAGCGGCATCCGGGTCATCGACGGGGTGACCAGCACCGAGACCTTCATGTACCTGGGCCTGCGCAAGCAGACCTACTCCTGGGGCGTCCGCTGA
- a CDS encoding SDR family oxidoreductase, with protein sequence MSATSRPVIAVVGAGPGVSRSVALRFAREGYDAGLVGLDPDPLQALATEVAATGAQVGHVVADITDEAALRAAIARIGDSAGRIDVLHFNPSAFREKDPLELSVAELLQDVALGVGGLLTAVQAARPYLAAGSRVTVTGSMAADKPWNRAASLGVQKAGVRNLVHSLDTTLEPDGIRAVSVTVCGTLSDEGAFTPDRVADALWAAARQEPETWRSEVQYRG encoded by the coding sequence ATGAGTGCAACGTCTCGTCCCGTGATCGCCGTGGTGGGCGCCGGCCCCGGTGTGAGCCGGTCGGTCGCGCTCCGCTTCGCCCGCGAGGGGTACGACGCCGGCCTGGTCGGCCTCGACCCCGACCCGCTCCAGGCGCTGGCCACCGAGGTGGCGGCGACCGGCGCCCAGGTCGGCCACGTGGTCGCCGACATCACCGACGAGGCGGCGCTGCGAGCAGCGATCGCCCGGATCGGGGACTCCGCCGGGCGGATCGACGTGCTGCACTTCAACCCGAGCGCGTTCCGGGAGAAGGATCCGCTGGAGCTGAGCGTCGCCGAGCTGTTGCAGGACGTCGCCCTCGGGGTGGGTGGCCTGCTGACCGCGGTGCAGGCGGCGCGCCCCTACCTGGCCGCGGGGTCCCGGGTCACCGTGACCGGGTCGATGGCCGCGGACAAGCCGTGGAACCGGGCGGCATCGCTGGGGGTGCAGAAGGCCGGGGTGCGCAACCTGGTGCACAGCCTCGACACGACGCTGGAGCCGGACGGGATCCGGGCCGTCTCGGTCACCGTCTGCGGGACGCTCTCCGACGAGGGGGCGTTCACCCCGGACCGGGTCGCCGACGCGCTGTGGGCGGCTGCCCGGCAGGAGCCGGAGACCTGGCGCAGCGAGGTCCAGTACCGCGGCTGA
- a CDS encoding patatin-like phospholipase family protein: MARVALVLGSGGARGYAHLGVIGTLRERGHEVVAVSGTSMGALVGALHAAGRDQEFEEWARALTGPRVLRLVDPTWSPGGAVGAERVMRELDDLVGDIAIEDLPIPFTAVATDLMARREVWFQRGPLVPAIRASIAIPGLFTPAMVDGRLLVDGGLMNPLPLAPAAAVAADFTLAVSLQGPRVPGEPEAPARGFSARRAEWAAGMRRRFRRGDSAGELPGEMPGELPGELPEDAEPTEALATGGQGSDPVEQVLAHGGDDGRADVRTAEVVSLSFDAMQSLITRYRLAAFPPDVLVTVPLSAARTLDFHRAAELIDLGRELAASALDEAGR, translated from the coding sequence ATGGCTCGCGTCGCGCTCGTCCTCGGCTCCGGCGGTGCCCGCGGCTACGCCCATCTCGGCGTGATCGGCACCCTGCGCGAGCGCGGGCACGAGGTCGTCGCCGTCTCCGGTACGTCGATGGGCGCACTGGTGGGCGCCCTGCACGCCGCGGGGCGTGACCAGGAGTTCGAGGAGTGGGCGCGCGCCCTCACCGGGCCGCGGGTGCTGCGGCTGGTCGACCCGACCTGGTCCCCCGGAGGCGCGGTGGGTGCCGAGCGGGTGATGCGCGAGCTGGACGACCTGGTCGGCGACATCGCCATCGAGGACCTGCCGATCCCGTTCACCGCGGTGGCCACCGACCTGATGGCACGCCGCGAGGTGTGGTTCCAGCGTGGTCCGCTGGTGCCGGCGATCCGGGCGTCGATCGCGATCCCCGGGCTCTTCACGCCGGCGATGGTGGACGGCCGGCTGCTCGTCGACGGCGGGCTGATGAACCCGTTGCCGCTGGCCCCGGCGGCGGCGGTCGCCGCCGACTTCACCCTGGCCGTCTCGCTCCAGGGACCCCGCGTGCCCGGGGAGCCCGAGGCACCGGCGCGCGGCTTCTCGGCACGACGGGCCGAGTGGGCCGCCGGGATGCGGCGGCGGTTCCGGCGCGGCGACTCGGCGGGTGAGCTGCCCGGGGAGATGCCCGGAGAACTGCCCGGTGAGCTCCCCGAGGACGCCGAGCCGACCGAGGCGCTGGCCACCGGCGGGCAGGGCAGCGACCCGGTCGAGCAGGTGCTGGCGCACGGCGGGGACGACGGGCGGGCCGACGTGCGCACCGCCGAGGTGGTCTCGCTCTCCTTCGACGCGATGCAGAGCCTGATCACCCGCTACCGATTGGCCGCCTTCCCCCCGGACGTGCTGGTCACCGTGCCGCTCAGCGCGGCCCGGACCCTCGACTTCCACCGTGCGGCGGAGCTGATCGACCTCGGCCGCGAGCTGGCCGCCTCGGCGCTCGACGAAGCCGGCCGCTGA
- a CDS encoding SelT/SelW/SelH family protein codes for MSATRGAGPVITIRYCVDCRWLLRAQWYAGELLQTFADEVGGVLVAPASGAMFRIDVDGPDGPRTVWNRKTDGGFPEIGELKRRVRDLVAPEKPLGHTDRAAE; via the coding sequence GTGAGTGCGACTCGCGGCGCCGGCCCGGTGATCACCATCCGGTACTGCGTGGACTGCAGGTGGCTCTTGCGCGCGCAGTGGTACGCCGGCGAGCTGCTGCAGACCTTCGCCGACGAGGTCGGCGGCGTGCTGGTGGCCCCGGCCTCCGGCGCCATGTTCCGGATCGACGTCGACGGCCCGGACGGTCCTCGGACGGTGTGGAACCGCAAGACCGACGGCGGGTTCCCCGAGATCGGCGAGCTCAAGCGGCGGGTCCGCGACCTGGTCGCCCCGGAGAAGCCGCTGGGGCACACCGACCGCGCCGCGGAGTGA